Proteins encoded together in one Argiope bruennichi chromosome 1, qqArgBrue1.1, whole genome shotgun sequence window:
- the LOC129976174 gene encoding gamma-aminobutyric acid receptor subunit beta-2-like isoform X1: MRTECRGKGHSNMISSAAYLITFQLLFLIGFVEPTVKRPHAVEWEHQETLFAKLTNKEKYNHRLRPYATRNAVRVNNSMFIYSISSIDEVRTEYSMQILYRQTWIDERLKFPPNSSVPKIVGDNWHAQRIWTPSIHAVNDKELGSFTSGGAEGTILMHIHPDGQVLLSKRVKLRAYCEMQFYRYPMDKQQCTLEIESSTLPNTALELAWSEQRALELNHKFLLTGFILTNYTLENIIFSYQDTGNFSRITVRFNFEREFGHFVLDVYIPTMLFVVTSWLSFYIEIPAAPARVTLSITTMLTLVTSERAIREKLPKVSYVHALDIWNVVCTGFVFASLVEYALVNYIYHKDKRKRKKNVGMKRAESTATFCSMESDTGSNLKVFSKKGELEPGMPNKKAASFASFADVQSVNQMEITCGWPLDEFKMTPQDIANSIDRKCRVIFPAGFIVFNIIYWLVLFL; encoded by the exons ATg AGAACTGAATGCCGTGGGAAAGGACACAGTAACATGATTTCAAGCGCAGCATACCTAATTACTTTCCAACTTTTGTTTCTAATTGG ttttGTTGAACCAACGGTTAAAAGACCACATGCCGTTGAGTGGGAACACCAAGAAACACTATTTGCTAAACTGACAAATAAAGAGAAATACAATCATAGGCTTAGGCCATATGCTACTAGAA atGCTGTGAGAGTGAATAACAGTATGTTCATTTACAGTATATCATCTATTGATGAAGTGAGGACT GAATATTCGATGCAAATATTATATAGACAAACTTGGATCGATGAGCGATTGAAATTTCCACCAAATTCTAGTGTTCCAAAAATTGTAGGAGACAATTGGCATGCTCAGCGGATATGGACGCCTTCTATCCATGCTGTCAACGATAAAGAATTGGGTTCTTTTACTTCTGGTGGCGCGGAAGGTACAATTCTTATGCATATCCATCCAGATGGACAAGTTTTACTCAGCAAgag GGTCAAGCTTCGAGCATATTGCGAAATGCAATTTTATAGATACCCCATGGACAAACAGCAGTGTACTTTGGAAATAGAAAGCA GTACTCTTCCAAATACTGCTTTAGAATTGGCATGGTCTGAACAGAGAGCTTTAGAATTGAATCATAAATTTCTGCTCACAGGTTTCATATTGACGAATTATACTCtagaaaacattatattttcttatcaGGACACTG GCAATTTCAGCCGGATCACGGTCCGATTCAACTTTGAAAGGGAATTTGGCCATTTTGTCCTGGATGTTTATATTCCAACTATGTTGTTTGTGGTAACTTCGTGGCTGTCCTTCTACATAGAAATCCCAGCTGCACCTGCTAGAGTGACCCTTAGTATAACCACTATGTTGACTCTGGTAACGAGTGAAAGAGCTATACGAGAAAAATTACCTAAAGTATCCTATGTCCATGCTCTTGATATATGGAATGTCGTTTGCACAg ggtTTGTGTTTGCATCCCTAGTTGAATATGCTTTAGTTAACTACATATATCACAAAGACAaaaggaaaaggaagaaaaacgTCGGTATGAAAAGAGCGGAAAGTACCGCTACATTTTGTTCAATGGAGAGCGACACTGGatctaatttaaaagtattttccaaaAAG GGAGAATTAGAGCCTGGAATGCCAAACAAGAAAGCTGCGTCCTTTGCCTCTTTCGCTGATGTGCAGAGTGTAAACCAGATGGAAATTACTTGTGGCTGGCCTCtggatgaatttaaaatgactcCCCAAGATATTGCGAATAGCATAGATAGAAAATGCCGTGTTATCTTTCCAGCAGGatttatagttttcaatattatttattggtTAGTTTTGTTTCTGTGA
- the LOC129976174 gene encoding gamma-aminobutyric acid receptor subunit beta-2-like isoform X2 has product MISSAAYLITFQLLFLIGFVEPTVKRPHAVEWEHQETLFAKLTNKEKYNHRLRPYATRNAVRVNNSMFIYSISSIDEVRTEYSMQILYRQTWIDERLKFPPNSSVPKIVGDNWHAQRIWTPSIHAVNDKELGSFTSGGAEGTILMHIHPDGQVLLSKRVKLRAYCEMQFYRYPMDKQQCTLEIESSTLPNTALELAWSEQRALELNHKFLLTGFILTNYTLENIIFSYQDTGNFSRITVRFNFEREFGHFVLDVYIPTMLFVVTSWLSFYIEIPAAPARVTLSITTMLTLVTSERAIREKLPKVSYVHALDIWNVVCTGFVFASLVEYALVNYIYHKDKRKRKKNVGMKRAESTATFCSMESDTGSNLKVFSKKGELEPGMPNKKAASFASFADVQSVNQMEITCGWPLDEFKMTPQDIANSIDRKCRVIFPAGFIVFNIIYWLVLFL; this is encoded by the exons ATGATTTCAAGCGCAGCATACCTAATTACTTTCCAACTTTTGTTTCTAATTGG ttttGTTGAACCAACGGTTAAAAGACCACATGCCGTTGAGTGGGAACACCAAGAAACACTATTTGCTAAACTGACAAATAAAGAGAAATACAATCATAGGCTTAGGCCATATGCTACTAGAA atGCTGTGAGAGTGAATAACAGTATGTTCATTTACAGTATATCATCTATTGATGAAGTGAGGACT GAATATTCGATGCAAATATTATATAGACAAACTTGGATCGATGAGCGATTGAAATTTCCACCAAATTCTAGTGTTCCAAAAATTGTAGGAGACAATTGGCATGCTCAGCGGATATGGACGCCTTCTATCCATGCTGTCAACGATAAAGAATTGGGTTCTTTTACTTCTGGTGGCGCGGAAGGTACAATTCTTATGCATATCCATCCAGATGGACAAGTTTTACTCAGCAAgag GGTCAAGCTTCGAGCATATTGCGAAATGCAATTTTATAGATACCCCATGGACAAACAGCAGTGTACTTTGGAAATAGAAAGCA GTACTCTTCCAAATACTGCTTTAGAATTGGCATGGTCTGAACAGAGAGCTTTAGAATTGAATCATAAATTTCTGCTCACAGGTTTCATATTGACGAATTATACTCtagaaaacattatattttcttatcaGGACACTG GCAATTTCAGCCGGATCACGGTCCGATTCAACTTTGAAAGGGAATTTGGCCATTTTGTCCTGGATGTTTATATTCCAACTATGTTGTTTGTGGTAACTTCGTGGCTGTCCTTCTACATAGAAATCCCAGCTGCACCTGCTAGAGTGACCCTTAGTATAACCACTATGTTGACTCTGGTAACGAGTGAAAGAGCTATACGAGAAAAATTACCTAAAGTATCCTATGTCCATGCTCTTGATATATGGAATGTCGTTTGCACAg ggtTTGTGTTTGCATCCCTAGTTGAATATGCTTTAGTTAACTACATATATCACAAAGACAaaaggaaaaggaagaaaaacgTCGGTATGAAAAGAGCGGAAAGTACCGCTACATTTTGTTCAATGGAGAGCGACACTGGatctaatttaaaagtattttccaaaAAG GGAGAATTAGAGCCTGGAATGCCAAACAAGAAAGCTGCGTCCTTTGCCTCTTTCGCTGATGTGCAGAGTGTAAACCAGATGGAAATTACTTGTGGCTGGCCTCtggatgaatttaaaatgactcCCCAAGATATTGCGAATAGCATAGATAGAAAATGCCGTGTTATCTTTCCAGCAGGatttatagttttcaatattatttattggtTAGTTTTGTTTCTGTGA